AAGGACTTTACTCAAGTTGCACACCTTCTTTTTAAGAATGTGTGAATTGCATGGGGGTGAGGTGCAAAAACTGgtgtttgaaaaagaaattaaaaataggtctttaagaaataaaaatctgtgtCTTTTGGCATTGCTACAATGTAGAAAACGAATCTGCAGTATTTAGAACCATTGGCCAGATCGAAAGCTACGGTACCTAAATCCAGGCTAGATTTAGTTTCCCTGAAAGCCACCCACAACTTCAAACGCTGTTTTCTAAATGCATGTGCTCAGAGTTTTGTTAATCCAAATATTaggcatgattttaaaaattgtagagaAACTAGCTAGTCAAATGGAGGATCTTGGAACTGTAGGATTTACAACTCAAATGGATCTTGGAGGTAATCTAGCTCAAACTCCAAACTGTGCAGATGAAAATATGTAAGGCCCAGAGCAGTCTTATAATTGCCTGGTAACTTTCCTTTCATGGCACAGAAGAACTTACTACACCTTTTGGTGCCATCACAGGACTTTATGAATGAATGGCTTTTGCACAAAAGCGAGGACAATGTCAGAATCAGTTCACTTCATAGGCTTCATCACTTGGTAAGAAGAGAAAGCCAACAAGTTCTGGGGAGTCAAGTGCTCCTTCACTGAATAAGTGATAAGTATTAATAAATTGCTTTTGCAAGGCATGACCCCAGAGCTGACAATAAGCTTTTCCTATAGGCTCCATGCAGAAGGCTGGAGTATGTCCAataaccaaaccaaaccaaaacaaaaaactgagctTCACATTAATATAACATTCAGAATACAGCTTTGCAAATGGTTAAAAAGGAAGTCTTTCTAGTACTTCTGAGGCTAAACTCCACTGGAGAGTGCCAGCACATCTATAATGACAAGGTTCAGATATACTGGCAAATTATTTGTAAGTAATTTTCATAATCCTATAGAGGAAAGAATTAGTTCTCTATATGGAGTCTTCAttcctacttttaaaatttctttttcttctcctttttcttgtcAATGATACAACTCTACTATTCCAGATACATAAGCTAGAGGCAAGTAGGAAGTTCTGAATTAAAGGGCtgagagcagtttttaaaaattaattccatgTGCTGTTAATAAGTGTTATCTGAACAAAATTTAAGTGCTTGGAAAACATTGTATTAGTTAAATTTAAATAGGATTCATCACTAAAATATTCCTTAGGCATTTTACATGCTAAAGTACACTGTGAATCCTTTGGGAGAGTTGTGTAGAATATAATGTTCAGCACTTTCCTaactgatttgatttttttaccCACAAATCCTACTTTAGTAGTAGGGTACTAGAGCATGAGTAACCAAAAAGCAGTTTAACTATGACTTGAAAACTTCTAAATTACATCAAATgccataagaggaaaaaaatgaaaatcatttatCCTTGAGTAAATTCTTCTTCTTGGCTTCTTCAAAGGATGATCTCTACACAGGTAAAATGAGGGTAAAGTTCTTGGCTAAAATGCAAAGCAAGCATTTAATACAAGCAAGTGTTTTGCTAAGCATAGAACTATGCTGGAAGCTGGAAGAGGTCATAGGAAGACTTGCATCATGCccaaaatgtaaaagttaaaaatgaagctTCTTTCATTCAAGGTGTGGAGAGAATAGAGGGAGTTGGAGTCAGTTCCCTGCCAGGCTCCTGCTGCCTTTTCCCCACCTCTAGTGACCCATCAGAGATTCTTCAAAATCTGGGGACTCTGTGGGATACagttaaaaataacacatttttatatgtacacAACTCCCTCACTTTCTAAGTTTGTGAGAAAGGGGGTAAATTGTTAATTACCAGAAAAAATAACGTTTGTAGAAAATGGTGCTATAAAGCAAAAAGCCCTCTTGTTTTGATGAATAATTTGTTGGAACTAGCTGAATTTAGGCTTAGGAAGCTGGAGAGAGGTGACTAGTTAGGCAAAATCATCTAGAAATGTTAATCTAGTTACACAATCATCTAGAACGTTGGGTCTCAAAGGCAATTGAAGggtaatgaaagaaaagaagtgaaaaatggtAAAGGAGAAGATTCAGTCAGAGGATATGAGGCTGAGGTGTACAGTGTTATAGATGTTGTCAGGGGCTGTTATCCTAGGGCAGAAGATTTGTAATTAAAGACAAGTCTAAAATTTGGTTTTAAATTATGTACATTATTGTGATTATAAGCCATTCCTGGCCTCTTCAGATCTTCAGTAAAATCTAAAAAACATTGTGGAAATGAACATGAAGCAAGTTTCATGTCTCAGAATGGGACATGGACAGACTGCGTGGGATAATTAAGCCATAAAATGATATAATCCAGTAGTAGAAAGGGACCTACCATACAAATATAAGAAATGTAGACATTAGCAGAAATCATAGAGAAAGTCATGCACTTTCATAGAGTATACAATGAATGGTTGgtaatgttatttaaattttaaggaaCAGAGCAGTCCCGGCTAATGGACCATTCTGAGTAACAGAAGAAAGTTATGATTTTATGTGGAGGAACATTTCCACTCCAATGACTTGGAGTTTTCACCATCGAGAAATGCCAACAACCCCCAAATGAGTTGGCCTATATTTGTAATGATCAATTAGCCACATCTACCTGAATGCCTTACTCATGCTTTAAATTCAGCATGACCCTGATGGTACCTTCCCCACTTCCTCCCAAGTCCCTGTGTCTTTGTTTCCTGACTCTGTGAATGCTTCCATTACCTGTCCTGCTTATCCTGAACTCTTTTCTCCCATTCATATCACATAGCCAACTAGTCACtgaatcattttaattttcattgcttGCGTATTATCCCCTTCTGTGTTTTTTCGCTTCCCCAGTGTAGCTTGCATTACCTTGCTGAAACAGTTCTAAGCACCTATTAACTGCTCGCTCTCTCCATTCCATCAATCCTCCAGGCTGCGTCAATTATTACATAAAACACAGATCATGTCAAGTCATGctacttttaaagtttattatctAGCTCCCCATTGCTCACAGGATGAGGTTCTCTGTAGCCTGGTTAAAAGATTTCTGGAAAATGTATTCTTACACCACTCCAAGCTTTATCTCCTTTCATTCCCCATCCTATATGCTATGCCACAAGGTCACACATACTATTTTCACTGCCTAatcttttctcttcatcttttgtctttttccacAAAGACCTTGGGTCCAAGCAAAACATTCATGCTGTGTCTCTTTAGCATAATTCGAAATGTcagtgaaagataaaaataagagatCTGATAAGGATTTGTGTTCTTTCTTCAGATGATGTTtgcattgtttaatattttaactcaaaagaataaataatatgtacaattCAGTATGTTGTGTCACACTCGCAGGAAAAACTGTGATTGCTCAAATTATACCTCACAGGTAATGAACATCCTACATGTTTGGCTGGGCTTGACCAATGAAGTGACCACTTTCTCAGGGTAACCATTCCTTATAAGGCTGCGTATGTAGTATAAAAGGCATAGGATATAGTTTAAGAATAGAGTTTGAGTATCTGTGTTATCATTCACTGTTGAAGGGGtcttaagaaaaatatatcacttttttgaacctcattttttaaatctgtaagacAATATCTACTTCTCAGTGTTGTTATGCATTTCAAATGGAATTAGGGATATTAAAAGACTCTGCAAATGGTAGAGAAAGGATATTGCAATCTATAAAGCACTACACAAATGTGAAAAAGGGTGCTATGAAAAGACAACTAGACATGGAGTCAAAATACATGGTGTTATGGGTTGATCTGTGGTCCACAAAAATACACgttaaagtcctaacccctgCTACATGTGAGtgtgacattatttggaaatTGGTTCCTTGCAGAGGTAATTGAGATGAGGTTATTAGAGCaggccctaattcaatatgactggtatccttataagcaaaggaaaacacagagacacatgagaaaatggcatgagaaaaaggagacagagactggagtgatgcatgTATAAGCCAAGTAACACTCAGGCTTCCCAGCCACCACCAGAACCTAGGAGAGAGGCATGAAACAGATTCTTTTTTAGagtcctcagaaggaaccaaccctgctgacattgatttcagacttctaggtttcagaactgtgagataatatatttttattcttttaagaaacCCAATTAGTGGTACTTTGCTATTGCAGCCCCAGGGACCTAATATACATAGGTATAATTTCAGCTTCATCACTTATGAGCTCTATAAATTCAAGTTAAATTATTTGAGGTTTCCCCCTGACATTTTAAAGACACTTACCTTTCTGTGATTGTTTCTCTGAGGCCACTTGCCACCCCTTTGACCACAGTGCTAGCTTTGGGGGTCAGCACCACCTGAGATATAAAAAACgatcccttctttcttctctcagtgATGGATGCTTGAAGAAACTGGATCAGTTTCTCGGGGTCTGTGGTGTTGGCCCAGGGTGCTGGCATCATCTGCCCAGGCCAGAGAAAGGGCACTTCCAGAGCCACTGGACTATGGTAGAAGACCAGCACTTGATAGTCCTTCTCCCACAGGTACTTTAAACTAACTTCCTGGGCAAAAATCGCTGGGcacattttatttccatagatGTCTTTCAGCATTTGGACCAGTTTTTCATGGTGATATTTCTGCATCCCATAAAAGTGGTTGAAGTCCAAGAACACTACCTCCTTATGGTGATCTGTGAGGAATGCATTGATCTCCTCAAGGCCTTCATTGACTTTGGCACTGAACAAACCATGAGCAAAATAGAGTTCATTGTCGGGGTCTCTGGGCTTGGTGGAAATTCGAAGATCAAAATAACGAATTCCAGCTCCTAGCTGGCCAGTAAAATTCATTGTCTGAGTGGCTAACCATTTCCGCATGAGCTTTTTGGCCACAGTTCCAAACACAGAGACAAAATTCTGGACAGTTTCTGGCTGCTCAGGACCTACTGGAGAGGCTTCATCAATGTAGAAGCTGAAGGAATCATGAGACCCTAGGAGAATAACAAGGCATAGTGTGGTTAATTTCCACGTCTTTGCCCTTCCCACCTTCTTTCCCTCTTGCAATATCCATACCTCTCCCTCAAATGAGCCACAGAAAATACTAAGAAATGTAATACTAGTTATTTTTTATGCCTTAGGAGGGTCCTTTATATAAATTGACATAAGACACAGAACACTTCAATAGATCAAATTGGTTATTAAACAATAAGAAGATTTccttataattaaatttaaaatttaaataatcatcTATTCTGTGAACCAAGAATGTAATACACTCACTAGAATTGGCTTTCCTTATGGGTGACTTAAGTGATCATTCATAAAGCGATATCTATGAAGACTCACCAATACCCAAATACTTTGCAGTCTTACCCTTTTCCTTGATTTTGGGTTGATTTTAAGCCTAGAAGGATTGTCTCAATGAATAAAGATGCCCTTTTCACAGGCAATCAGCATATGAAGTGTTACCTCATTCACTTCGGAAGGCACAAGAGGTCAAAGTGATAggggaaaggagaaataagacaaGAAGGCAGTACCATGCTGACATATTTAACTTCATTCCTGACCTTGTGTTTGGGCAATTGTAAACTTAGATGAGGTCAAGTACTTTTCACATATTGAATAAATGATGAACTGTTCTTGCAAGtcaacagcatttaaaaattaacagcatttaaaaattgacagcatttaaaaattaactaatagactcttttcttcacaaattttCTCTCAACAGCATAAACTCTTTTGGGAATTGGCTTCTAAATTTAGAAGAATTTCTTCCTAGGAAGAAAAAGGactatttatttgattatttttggcAGTTGCAAATTTCAAGACTCCAGAAATGTAGCAATGAACATGTGTGTGATTTGTCACAAATAGAGAGTGCCATTTGAAACTCTTTATTAGGACCCAATAAAGAAAAGTTATGTCAAggttgcattttatttcttaaagccTCCTTTTATTCTTAGGCATAACCCACTGAAGAgctaaaattaaattaacatatTCTAAAAATTTCATACATTAGAGGGTAGATATGCTTTAAATTCTGACACCCTTTCCTGTTTCATGACCTTGTCCTAGTACCATCATTCCCTATCTGATACTCAGGCTTCCTCTGAGTGCACTTTGTTGCCCCATTCCTGATTTCCCTTCCTTGAGGCATATCTTTTCCTAGTTCTTTCACTCCCCAACCCAAAACtcacatacatataaatacacacaaacacacacagaaacctTAAGTTTATCCATACAACACTTCAAAGCCTTGGTCTTATAAGCTATTTGAAGCATTTTTTTCAGTGATGCAATATATACCTACGTCTATATTCCATATCTATGtatatttctacatttatgtatatatatccatgtATCTCTCTATCCAGCTTTAACAGCCCATAAGAATCACAAGTGCCTAAATTTCAGACACTGTGGTAagttgttaaagaaaataatttgtaaaatattttgatacccTGAAAATCATAACCTTTAAAATTTAGATAAGTTCTCAGAatgatttcctttttcaaaaactataaaagataACCCAAATATACAGAAATGCCATGTTTAATTTAATCTGAAACTGCATGCCTTATCTTTAGTAGATGGTGTGGCAAGAAAATGTCAGTCCTTTCTGAATAAGCAAAGCTGGGAGTTAGGTTCTGATTGGCaaattttaataagcatttaaatTGCTGCATACTGATTTATTAGTTGCTATTCATTTGACTGCTAATTGAAGTGAAAGCTAAACAAATGATGCTAAAACTCAATATATACAAAGAAGTGTGTCTAcagatagaaatgaaagaaagtttaAGAAGAATTATGATTAAATGATCTAAGATTAGGAGAGGTAATAAatacacttatttaaaaataaatttaaactctcaaaataagagtttaaaaagtTAGTTTCCAGGCACATGAAGGGAAAGGTAGATGAAAGTAATTGGTTACTTCTGTAATCTAGTAGAAATTATACTTGGAGGCAGGCAAAAAGGGAATTAAGTATAACTAGATTTCTTTTACTAGAAATGAGTGGTTCTCTGTTTTCAATATGGCTTTAGTTTCACCTTTCTATCACATGGTTATGTGGCaagtaaaaaaattgtaaaaataaaattttaaaggcaagGAAATCACCACTTTTGAAAACACTGTGAAAGGATATTATACTTGCTAGAGCACATGATTTCTTGATCTTCATGGAAAGTAGCTTCTTAAGGTCAAAATAAgggaatgttaaaaataaaaataggcagaaGGAGAAACCAATGGTGGCTTCACCAGTATGTGTTTTGAGCCACATGACTCTGAGGTGTAGCCACAGCACCTCGTATAAAATGGTGCTTCACACTGTAAATATTattagacaagaaaataaaaccaatagaTACAAAACAGTATCTATGCATTttgtaagaaatatataatatagtgttggctaaaaaatgaatattttgatgacttttaattttatttggaataGTACTTCCCAATTTCAACATTTTCACTGAACTAGtaagttttctatttgtttgaatgtaaagcaaaaatacaaCAGGACTTCATAACCATTCAATAATTGAGAGGAAAAGCCTAACCTCGTGTCTTTAAAGCCAGGAGTCCtctttgatcttgaacttttcGGCTATATCTGGTCTGATATTTTGCTTCTACATTGACTTGGTATTCTTGGGCTTCTGACCTTTTATTCTTCTCTCATCCACAGTCTCAAACTCATATCTTGGACCTGGTACTTAATGTTACTCCTCTGATGTTGAGTTTAGTTTCTCATCTTTAGTTTCCATTTGCCCTCTCTCCTCAGACAAGGGCTAACCACTCCCATTATAAACCCAGTCCCATCAAGCTTGGTTGCTTTggctctgaataaataaatgtaatcagagcaactatttatttcatttcttggaAATAAGCACTTTAATTTGTTTCTCCTCAGTGTGATAAATTGTACCCTCATTCAGGCACTGTGGGAAGCACACTTCTAAGATGGCACCTAACAATCCTTGCCCTCCTGCATTCATACCCCTCTCTGTGAGTGTGGGCTGAACCTATGACCTGCTTCTAATGAATTACATAGGACAAACATGATGGGATGCcgcttctgagattaggttacaaAAGGTTATAACTTCTGTCTTGTTACTTTTTTCCTTGCTTTGATGAGTGAACTGCCATGTTGGAGAGGCCCATGTGACACAGAGGTTGTAGTGGCCCTTGACCAAAACCAGCTGGGAGCAGAGGTCTTTAGACTAACAGCTCTGAAGGAACTGAATCCTGTTAACAGCCAATGAGTAAGCTTGGAAATAATCCTGCATGAGTGAGATCTTGATTGCAGCCCTGTGAGAGAGACCGAAGCAGGGAACCCAGTTAAGTAATGCTTAGCTTCCTGATTCATAGACGTACACAGAAACTCTGTGTTGTTTTACGCCACTAAATTCAGGGGTAATTGGTTATACAGCAATAGTTAACTAATACAGGCCATAGCATCTCTTTGTAGTTAATGAAGGGACTTGTGGCCAATAGACCCAACTGGCTAAAGGGAGGAGTTGGAAtttcaaagaagagaaattaaCTATGGTTATGTTATATGCATGTTTCTATGCTTGAAAACTGTATCAGgtatgagaaaaattttaaagatggtttaaaaaatattcttgaatTCACAAATGGACTTTCTTTTTTCCACATGCTGTTATGGATGATCTGAGATATCATCTGGCCTAACCAAATGGCACATAGCATCAATTTTATTACCTTATCTGTGTAGAATGTGTGTaatcatttctatattttatgattTCCAGTAGTACTGGACTTAACTTCTCATTCTGTCATTTGGTATGGTAGGAAGATTGCCCCCAAAACATCCTTCTGGTGACAAGACCTATATAATCCCTCCGCTTgagtttcatatttttcttgtgACTATGTCACATTATATAGAaatgagacttttaaaaatatgtaattaaggTCCCTAATCAGTTGGCTCTTAGTTAATTAAAGAGAGATTATCCTGAGTGGGCCTGACTTGAGCAGACAAGCTCTTAAAAGAGACAACAAGCAGCAACAGAGCAAAATGCAGTGTTGTAGAGAAGGCCATACGGCAATGGAAGTCATTAATAGCTCACTAAAGTGGTATAAACATCAATTTAAACTGACAGCATCTGAACAAtcagcagcaacagaaaaaatattattcaaacttAAGCAGACCCTCCTGAAAATATAGTTGCCATTGCCTCCCCTTCTGATTGAAAAAAAGACTGATCCTTATCACCAGGAAGTGCAAATGTAGCTGTCCATAAGCATCATAAAGCCCAGTAGACCATTCCATACTTTTCCAATTAAAATCTTAACTTTTTGTTAAGTTTAGTATATGAGCCTTTATTTCTGGTTATTCAGGGAGTTACTCCTCACTGAGCACTCCATCTGCATATCATGCATGTATAAATAAACCTTGTGTTTTCATCTGTTAATCTGTCCATTGACAGTTAGTTTGCAGGCCACCAATCACTGGACCCAAGATGAAAGGGAAAAGGTTTTCCTCAAAATATAGTGACTAAGTAGCCTCTAGGAGCTGAGGTCTGAGCTCCTACAACTCAAGAAACCACGTTCTGTGAACAACCAGCAAGCTTGCAAAAGGAACCTTAGCCTCAAAAGAGATCGCAGTCTTGGTCAGCACTCTGATTTCTGATTCTAGCATGATCCTGAGCAGAGGAT
The genomic region above belongs to Homo sapiens chromosome 5, GRCh38.p14 Primary Assembly and contains:
- the PLCXD3 gene encoding PI-PLC X domain-containing protein 3 isoform X1, with translation MRKWLATQTMNFTGQLGAGIRYFDLRISTKPRDPDNELYFAHGLFSAKVNEGLEEINAFLTDHHKEVVFLDFNHFYGMQKYHHEKLVQMLKDIYGNKMCPAIFAQEVSLKYLWEKDYQVLVFYHSPVALEVPFLWPGQMMPAPWANTTDPEKLIQFLQASITERRKKGSFFISQVVLTPKASTVVKGVASGLRETITERALPAMMQWVRTQKPGESGINIVTADFVELGDFISTVIKLNYVFDEGEANT
- the PLCXD3 gene encoding PI-PLC X domain-containing protein 3; translated protein: MASSQGKNELKLADWMATLPESMHSIPLTNLAIPGSHDSFSFYIDEASPVGPEQPETVQNFVSVFGTVAKKLMRKWLATQTMNFTGQLGAGIRYFDLRISTKPRDPDNELYFAHGLFSAKVNEGLEEINAFLTDHHKEVVFLDFNHFYGMQKYHHEKLVQMLKDIYGNKMCPAIFAQEVSLKYLWEKDYQVLVFYHSPVALEVPFLWPGQMMPAPWANTTDPEKLIQFLQASITERRKKGSFFISQVVLTPKASTVVKGVASGLRETITERALPAMMQWVRTQKPGESGINIVTADFVELGDFISTVIKLNYVFDEGEANT